A region of Cloacibacillus sp. DNA encodes the following proteins:
- the bioB gene encoding biotin synthase BioB, whose product MPVLEVLKDHILQGGEISAEAAVVLRSVPLAALCAAAAEIREKRCGSGFDLCAIVNAKSGRCSEDCRFCAQSGRCTADISEYPLLPEEAVIAAAHAAQAGGALRFSIVTSGGRLSEEELESVCRCVVRIRGETGLSVCASLGLLGVPQFTALKKAGVERIHNNLESSEKFFPNVCTTHSWREKTAAIAAARSVGLSVCSGGIIGLGETMEDRIDMAFELRGLGIRSVPLNVLNPIAGTPFAKNRPLTDQEILRTVAIFRFILPEASIRLAGGRGLLADRGYSCFKYGANAAITGDMLTTAGISPQRDREMIASLGFEVRKDG is encoded by the coding sequence ATGCCCGTTCTTGAAGTTCTAAAAGATCATATTTTACAGGGCGGCGAAATATCTGCCGAGGCCGCTGTTGTTCTTCGCAGCGTTCCGCTTGCGGCCTTGTGCGCCGCCGCCGCGGAGATACGCGAAAAACGCTGCGGGAGCGGCTTTGACCTCTGCGCGATTGTGAACGCGAAGAGCGGGCGCTGCTCTGAGGACTGCAGGTTTTGCGCGCAGTCGGGCCGCTGTACGGCGGATATCAGCGAATACCCGCTGCTGCCGGAGGAGGCGGTAATTGCGGCGGCCCACGCGGCGCAGGCTGGCGGCGCGCTGCGCTTTTCGATCGTTACCTCCGGCGGCAGACTCTCGGAAGAGGAACTTGAGTCGGTCTGCCGCTGTGTCGTGAGGATCAGAGGCGAGACGGGGCTCTCTGTCTGCGCTTCGCTCGGACTGCTTGGCGTTCCGCAGTTCACGGCGCTCAAGAAGGCCGGAGTGGAGCGCATACACAACAACCTTGAGAGCTCGGAAAAGTTTTTTCCCAACGTCTGTACGACCCACAGCTGGCGGGAAAAAACGGCGGCGATCGCGGCGGCGCGCTCCGTGGGACTCTCCGTATGCAGCGGCGGCATCATCGGCCTCGGCGAGACGATGGAGGACCGCATAGATATGGCCTTCGAGCTGCGCGGCCTGGGGATAAGGTCTGTGCCGCTGAACGTCCTCAATCCAATCGCTGGTACGCCCTTTGCGAAAAACAGGCCGCTGACGGACCAGGAGATACTGCGTACCGTAGCGATATTCCGTTTTATCCTGCCGGAGGCCTCGATACGTCTCGCCGGCGGCAGGGGACTGCTCGCCGACAGGGGCTATTCATGCTTCAAGTACGGGGCGAACGCCGCGATCACGGGGGATATGCTGACGACGGCGGGAATATCGCCGCAAAGAGACCGCGAGATGATCGCCTCGCTGGGCTTCGAGGTGAGAAAAGATGGCTAA
- a CDS encoding biotin transporter BioY: protein MLKGSLNTRQMTLCALFTALIAVGAQIKVPLPVVPFTLQFLFTTLAGLLLGGRLGALSVAVYLILGLAGVPVFTEGGGPAYLLKPSFGYLIGFMFGAWSTGRIASHVRPLSLKRAAAASACGLAVVYVCGMVYCYLISNFVLAQPLSFEALFIYCFLLAVPGDILLCFVGALLAVRLAERSPLSYARS from the coding sequence ATGTTAAAGGGCAGCCTTAATACCCGGCAGATGACGTTATGCGCACTCTTTACCGCGCTGATCGCGGTGGGAGCGCAGATAAAGGTGCCTCTGCCGGTCGTTCCGTTCACGCTTCAATTTCTCTTCACCACCCTTGCGGGGCTTTTGCTGGGCGGCAGGCTCGGCGCGTTATCCGTGGCCGTCTACCTCATCCTTGGCCTTGCGGGCGTGCCTGTATTTACCGAGGGCGGCGGTCCCGCCTATCTGCTGAAGCCCTCCTTTGGCTATCTGATCGGTTTTATGTTTGGCGCCTGGTCCACGGGGAGGATCGCCTCGCATGTCCGGCCGCTCAGCTTAAAAAGAGCCGCCGCGGCCTCGGCGTGCGGCCTTGCCGTCGTCTACGTCTGCGGCATGGTCTACTGTTATCTCATCTCTAACTTTGTCCTGGCGCAGCCGCTGAGCTTTGAGGCGCTTTTTATCTACTGTTTCCTGCTCGCCGTCCCCGGCGACATCCTGCTTTGCTTTGTCGGAGCGCTGCTCGCGGTACGTCTCGCGGAAAGGAGCCCGCTTAGCTATGCCCGTTCTTGA
- a CDS encoding Hpt domain-containing protein: MMNKLYGELKSWGCDVDGALERVIGDDELYLACLQSIAHDETFFSLGDALRTGDNEMAFDCAHTLKGVLANLGLTPIYDIVVRIVEPLRAKNTEGVMDEYEKLLAARERLEKTIKEHVN; the protein is encoded by the coding sequence ATGATGAACAAATTATATGGTGAGCTTAAAAGTTGGGGCTGCGATGTTGACGGTGCTTTGGAAAGGGTGATCGGCGACGATGAACTTTATCTGGCCTGTCTGCAGAGTATCGCCCATGATGAGACCTTCTTTTCTCTCGGAGACGCGCTGCGTACCGGCGACAATGAGATGGCCTTCGACTGCGCCCATACGCTGAAAGGAGTGCTTGCCAACCTTGGCCTGACCCCAATCTACGATATCGTGGTACGTATTGTGGAGCCGCTTCGCGCGAAGAACACAGAGGGCGTAATGGATGAATATGAAAAACTGCTCGCCGCGCGTGAGCGGCTGGAAAAGACAATAAAAGAACATGTCAACTAA
- a CDS encoding PAS domain-containing protein: MPVDEYADLIKNNGQLSQPAAASFEFNGNQMWISDHRMEELFADMLQPVAIYEFENDKIEAVRVNTPFFELLGYDDSSITGGMPLDLIDPKYHDSIIDTFRRVAETHKEEECEYLRRTSDGKSKWLRIRLKYISKIGAHHIFVGVLTDITIQRELDMVFMRLSGELGKEDK; this comes from the coding sequence ATGCCCGTCGACGAGTATGCCGACCTGATAAAGAACAATGGGCAGCTTTCGCAGCCGGCCGCCGCCAGCTTTGAATTCAACGGCAATCAGATGTGGATATCCGACCACCGGATGGAGGAGCTCTTCGCCGACATGCTGCAGCCGGTGGCGATATATGAATTTGAAAATGATAAAATAGAGGCGGTGCGTGTCAACACGCCCTTCTTTGAACTTCTCGGCTATGACGACAGCTCTATAACGGGCGGAATGCCGCTTGACCTTATCGACCCCAAGTATCATGATAGTATAATTGATACCTTCCGGAGAGTGGCGGAGACGCATAAGGAAGAGGAGTGTGAATATCTGCGCCGGACGAGCGACGGCAAGTCGAAGTGGCTGCGGATCAGGCTGAAGTATATCAGCAAGATCGGCGCGCACCATATTTTTGTCGGCGTGCTGACCGATATCACCATTCAGCGTGAATTGGACATGGTCTTCATGCGGCTGAGCGGAGAACTGGGGAAAGAAGATAAATAA
- a CDS encoding CatB-related O-acetyltransferase, which produces MSIPAKKVYPRTGDRQTVYLEAVVREPGISVGAYTIYNDFVNDPLDFEKNNVLYRYPINNDRLLIGKFCSIACGAKFIFTSANHTMGSLSTYPFPLFFEEWETPISEVTAAWDNKGDIVVGSDVWIGYEAVILSGVHIGDGAIIGTRAVVTKDVEPYTIVGGVPAKPIRRRFDQKTIHELEALRWWDLPFEQIRQLLPAIRRGDVKALVKAYWRL; this is translated from the coding sequence ATGTCTATTCCGGCAAAAAAGGTATATCCGCGTACAGGCGACCGTCAAACGGTCTATTTAGAAGCCGTCGTCAGAGAGCCCGGCATATCGGTCGGCGCGTACACCATCTACAACGACTTCGTAAATGACCCTTTGGATTTTGAAAAAAATAATGTTCTTTACCGCTACCCTATTAACAATGACCGACTGCTGATAGGAAAGTTTTGCTCCATCGCCTGCGGGGCCAAGTTTATTTTTACCAGCGCAAACCATACGATGGGCTCCCTCTCCACCTATCCTTTTCCACTGTTTTTTGAAGAGTGGGAGACCCCGATTTCAGAGGTCACCGCCGCGTGGGATAATAAAGGGGATATCGTGGTCGGCAGTGACGTCTGGATAGGGTATGAGGCGGTGATCCTGTCCGGCGTCCATATCGGCGACGGAGCGATCATTGGCACGAGGGCCGTCGTCACCAAAGACGTGGAGCCCTACACTATCGTGGGCGGCGTTCCGGCCAAACCTATCCGCAGGCGCTTTGACCAGAAGACTATCCATGAACTGGAAGCTCTTCGCTGGTGGGATCTGCCTTTTGAACAGATCCGGCAGCTCCTGCCCGCCATAAGGCGCGGCGACGTCAAAGCGCTGGTCAAGGCATACTGGCGATTATGA
- a CDS encoding aminotransferase class IV, whose protein sequence is MVLCYYNGKFSPVSECALPLTDMAIQRGVGAFESIRIYDGTPFAMKQHLERLAGSAAGSGIMAEEIIEKLPGLIREGLAQPDNKNFDGLVKPYITGGDVNNKGSFPHPRFFIIFDEVHKPTDEEKKNGIALEPNRVARPFPLIKSTNYLFGLIPLSKAQRVNFETLYITPEGEITEAMSSNFFLCKDGKIITAPVGKVLKGVTRDIIITLARENGFTVEERCPLESELASADEAFITGTVKEILPVVRVGAQQIGSGRPGPVAQNLQHIFLKNQQRWMD, encoded by the coding sequence GTGGTACTTTGTTATTACAACGGAAAATTCTCCCCCGTTTCAGAGTGCGCCCTGCCGCTGACGGACATGGCAATCCAGCGCGGCGTAGGAGCGTTCGAGTCGATTAGGATATATGATGGGACCCCCTTCGCGATGAAGCAGCATCTTGAGAGGCTCGCGGGAAGCGCCGCGGGCTCCGGCATCATGGCGGAAGAGATAATCGAAAAGCTCCCGGGGCTGATACGCGAAGGGCTAGCACAGCCTGACAATAAAAACTTCGACGGCCTCGTAAAACCCTATATAACCGGCGGGGACGTAAACAACAAGGGAAGTTTCCCCCATCCGCGGTTTTTCATAATCTTTGACGAGGTTCATAAACCGACGGACGAGGAAAAGAAAAACGGTATCGCTCTCGAGCCGAACCGCGTCGCGCGTCCATTCCCGCTCATAAAAAGCACAAATTACCTATTCGGCCTCATTCCGCTCTCAAAGGCCCAGCGGGTGAATTTTGAGACCCTTTATATCACGCCTGAGGGCGAGATCACCGAGGCGATGAGCAGCAACTTCTTCCTCTGCAAGGACGGAAAGATCATCACCGCCCCCGTCGGCAAGGTCCTCAAAGGCGTGACCCGCGACATCATCATCACCCTAGCGCGGGAGAACGGCTTCACCGTCGAGGAGCGCTGCCCGCTTGAGAGCGAGCTCGCCAGTGCCGACGAGGCCTTCATCACCGGCACTGTCAAGGAGATACTCCCCGTCGTGCGCGTCGGCGCGCAGCAGATCGGCAGCGGCCGCCCCGGTCCCGTGGCGCAGAACCTCCAGCATATATTCCTGAAAAACCAGCAGCGCTGGATGGACTGA
- a CDS encoding ABC transporter ATP-binding protein — MAYVELRDVTKLFGTVRAVDKLNLSIEKGECFSFLGPSGCGKTTTLRMVAGFEDLDEGEIEVGGKLISSKAKNFYVPPEHRGFGMVFQAFAVWPHMTVYDNVAFPLKIKNLSRSEIESRTKQALENTNLTKQAQLYPNDLSGGEKQRIALARALSINPGLLLLDEPLSNLDPHLREEMRFEIKDLQRKYDFSIIFVTHDQSEAMALSNRIMVMRDGKTMQIDSPLNIYAKPKNQFVFSFIGLSNFISVKLTDGRAVIESTPEAGALESDIPQEFAGAAKATLACRPSEVDFVPEGKGVRGVIDRMAYLGEIVDYIVKIGSQEVRVQKGRREPRFEVGQSCSVAFPRVVWYE, encoded by the coding sequence ATGGCTTATGTAGAACTCAGAGATGTTACTAAACTCTTCGGAACGGTGCGCGCCGTCGATAAGCTGAACCTGTCGATCGAAAAGGGCGAATGCTTCTCCTTCCTCGGCCCCTCCGGCTGCGGCAAGACGACGACGCTGCGTATGGTCGCGGGCTTCGAAGACCTAGACGAGGGTGAGATAGAGGTCGGCGGCAAGCTGATCTCCTCGAAGGCGAAGAACTTCTACGTCCCGCCGGAACACCGCGGCTTCGGGATGGTCTTCCAGGCCTTCGCCGTCTGGCCGCATATGACGGTCTACGACAATGTCGCCTTCCCGCTCAAGATAAAGAACCTGTCGCGTTCGGAAATAGAGTCCCGCACCAAACAGGCGCTTGAAAATACGAACCTCACCAAGCAGGCGCAGCTCTATCCCAACGACCTCTCCGGAGGTGAAAAGCAGCGCATCGCGCTTGCGCGCGCGCTGTCGATAAACCCCGGGCTGCTGCTCCTCGACGAGCCGCTCTCTAATCTCGACCCGCACCTCCGCGAGGAGATGCGCTTTGAGATAAAGGACCTGCAGCGCAAGTATGATTTCTCGATTATCTTCGTCACCCACGACCAGTCCGAGGCGATGGCGCTTTCCAACCGCATCATGGTCATGAGGGACGGGAAGACGATGCAGATCGACTCGCCGCTTAACATTTACGCCAAGCCGAAGAACCAGTTCGTCTTCAGCTTCATCGGCCTTTCGAACTTTATCAGCGTGAAGCTCACGGACGGACGCGCTGTCATCGAGAGCACCCCTGAAGCCGGAGCGCTGGAGAGCGATATCCCGCAGGAATTCGCGGGAGCGGCGAAGGCGACGCTCGCCTGCCGCCCCTCCGAGGTTGATTTCGTTCCCGAGGGCAAGGGTGTCAGAGGCGTCATCGACCGTATGGCCTACCTTGGCGAGATCGTCGACTACATCGTCAAGATCGGTTCCCAGGAGGTACGCGTCCAGAAGGGACGCCGCGAACCGCGCTTCGAGGTGGGACAGTCCTGTTCGGTGGCCTTCCCGCGCGTCGTCTGGTACGAATAG
- a CDS encoding iron ABC transporter permease, producing MPSAGTKKFGMAEFIFLLSVLILVVIVALPVVLIFWTSFIVDGHLNMKAVMDTIMQEETFQALKMSIMIAACVTVTCTFVGTLFAWLVTRTDLPFKETMKVLFTVPFMLPAFIGALAWKMLLSPRAGYINQLWMAITGTRHALFNVYGFWGIVIIETMYLFPFVFIQVSGALERMDPTLEESARISGAGLFTITRKITIPLIMPAVVAGALLVCLYSLSHFGTPAILGTEVGIYTIPTMIYELIHQSAGSFTAIRAATVLSVVLVLSAAVILYAQNKVIKSGRFQIIAGKSVRPTVLKLRGLRTPLFIFCCVYLLITVVMPTVTIFLVGFLNTYGLPLALENMSWENYRYVLFEWKLTKDAIWNSAFLSLSAAFVTMIAGGIISYVLVKLKVRGKWFLEFLGMLPFSLPGTVIALGVILTWSGRFGINLYNTAWIIFVAYIARYMAFSLKSNSAALEQVHDSLVEASRASGATPWQSLRDIVIPLIRPGMVAAFFLIFLPALRELTTSVLLYGPTTRTIGVAIYTLNEDGETVYACALAGIALLLIVGGEILIKRFFEKKRRADNGGA from the coding sequence ATGCCTAGCGCCGGAACAAAGAAGTTCGGAATGGCGGAATTTATATTCCTCCTCTCCGTCCTGATACTTGTCGTGATCGTGGCCCTTCCGGTCGTCCTCATCTTCTGGACGTCATTCATCGTCGACGGACATCTCAACATGAAGGCCGTCATGGACACCATCATGCAGGAGGAGACCTTTCAGGCCCTCAAGATGTCGATCATGATCGCCGCCTGCGTTACCGTTACCTGCACATTCGTCGGCACGCTCTTTGCCTGGCTCGTGACGAGAACGGACCTTCCCTTCAAAGAGACGATGAAGGTCCTCTTCACCGTTCCCTTCATGCTGCCGGCCTTCATCGGAGCGCTGGCCTGGAAGATGCTCCTTTCGCCGCGCGCGGGATATATAAACCAGCTGTGGATGGCGATCACGGGGACGCGCCATGCGCTCTTCAACGTCTATGGATTCTGGGGGATCGTAATTATTGAGACGATGTACCTCTTCCCCTTCGTTTTCATCCAGGTGAGCGGCGCGCTTGAGCGTATGGACCCGACCCTTGAGGAATCGGCGCGCATCTCCGGCGCGGGGCTCTTTACGATCACGCGGAAGATCACGATACCGCTGATCATGCCCGCCGTCGTCGCGGGAGCGCTGCTGGTCTGCCTCTACTCGCTCTCGCACTTTGGAACGCCAGCCATCCTCGGCACCGAGGTCGGCATATACACGATCCCAACGATGATCTATGAGCTCATCCACCAAAGCGCCGGCAGCTTCACCGCCATCCGCGCCGCGACGGTGCTCTCGGTCGTCCTCGTCCTCTCCGCCGCGGTGATACTCTACGCGCAGAACAAGGTCATCAAGTCTGGGCGATTCCAGATAATCGCGGGCAAGAGCGTGCGCCCCACGGTGCTGAAACTCCGCGGCCTTCGTACGCCGCTCTTCATCTTCTGCTGCGTCTACCTGCTCATTACGGTCGTGATGCCGACGGTTACGATTTTTCTCGTCGGATTCCTCAACACCTACGGCCTGCCGCTGGCGCTGGAGAATATGTCGTGGGAAAACTACCGCTACGTCCTATTTGAGTGGAAGCTTACGAAGGACGCGATCTGGAACTCCGCCTTCCTCTCGCTCTCGGCGGCCTTTGTCACGATGATCGCTGGCGGCATCATCTCCTACGTCCTCGTCAAGCTGAAGGTGCGCGGCAAATGGTTCCTCGAATTCCTCGGCATGCTGCCCTTCTCGCTTCCCGGCACGGTCATCGCCCTTGGCGTCATCCTCACCTGGAGCGGGCGTTTCGGCATCAACCTCTATAACACCGCGTGGATAATATTCGTCGCCTACATAGCGCGCTACATGGCCTTCTCGCTGAAGTCCAACAGCGCCGCCCTCGAGCAGGTGCACGACTCGCTGGTCGAGGCGAGCCGCGCGAGCGGCGCCACCCCGTGGCAGTCGCTGCGCGACATCGTCATCCCGCTCATTCGCCCCGGTATGGTCGCGGCCTTCTTCCTCATCTTCCTCCCCGCGCTCCGCGAGCTGACGACCTCCGTCCTGCTCTACGGACCGACGACGAGGACGATAGGCGTCGCCATCTACACCCTTAACGAAGACGGCGAAACGGTCTACGCCTGCGCGCTCGCCGGCATCGCGCTGCTTCTCATCGTCGGCGGCGAAATACTCATCAAGCGCTTCTTTGAAAAGAAACGCCGCGCCGATAACGGAGGTGCTTAA
- a CDS encoding ABC transporter ATP-binding protein — MAEVKIEHVRKAYGQKVVYKDLNLTINDGECFTLLGPSGCGKTVMLRMIAGFESPDAGTIKIGGVMQSSPADKIMVPPDERSLGVVFQDYAVWPHMTVKENVIYPLKMQKVEKGEAERRTREAISNVNLTGLEDRLPSQLSGGQQQRVALARALVAEPKIMLLDEPLTNLDANLREEMRFEIRALQKRTGVTVLYVTHDQEIALAISDRLAVLDQHGNICQIGTPVDVFENPVNAFVFRFMGISNMIPVEVRGGKLYAKGTDELLSEEVKGEVPENPVLGCRPSDIDLLREPEPGVPTAVVKRVNLLGPIVDQRLEFAGMELRSQIDTHKAVDGNLIFNEGDRVGIRLANQLLFDSRTMEGVIEDA; from the coding sequence TTGGCAGAGGTAAAAATCGAACATGTACGCAAAGCCTACGGCCAGAAGGTCGTCTACAAGGATTTGAATCTGACGATAAACGACGGCGAGTGCTTCACGCTGCTTGGCCCCTCCGGCTGCGGTAAGACGGTCATGCTCCGCATGATCGCCGGCTTTGAGTCGCCCGACGCGGGAACGATAAAGATCGGCGGCGTCATGCAGTCCTCGCCGGCGGATAAGATAATGGTTCCGCCCGACGAGCGTTCGCTTGGCGTCGTCTTCCAGGATTACGCCGTTTGGCCCCATATGACGGTCAAAGAAAATGTCATCTATCCGCTCAAGATGCAGAAGGTGGAGAAGGGAGAGGCAGAGAGGAGGACGCGGGAGGCCATCAGCAACGTCAACCTCACGGGGCTGGAGGACAGGCTGCCCTCGCAGCTCTCCGGCGGACAGCAGCAGCGCGTCGCGCTCGCAAGGGCGCTCGTCGCCGAGCCGAAGATCATGCTGCTCGACGAACCGCTCACGAACCTTGACGCGAACCTGCGCGAGGAGATGCGCTTCGAGATCAGGGCCCTGCAGAAGAGGACCGGCGTCACCGTGCTCTACGTCACCCACGACCAGGAGATCGCGCTCGCCATCTCCGACCGCCTCGCGGTGCTCGACCAGCACGGCAACATCTGCCAGATCGGCACGCCGGTGGACGTCTTTGAAAACCCAGTCAACGCCTTTGTCTTCCGTTTCATGGGCATATCGAACATGATTCCCGTCGAAGTGCGCGGCGGCAAACTATACGCGAAAGGGACGGACGAGCTTCTCTCCGAAGAGGTGAAGGGCGAGGTGCCGGAAAATCCCGTCCTTGGCTGCCGCCCCTCGGATATCGACCTCCTGCGCGAACCGGAGCCGGGAGTGCCGACCGCGGTCGTGAAGCGTGTCAATCTGCTTGGCCCCATCGTTGACCAGCGCCTTGAATTCGCGGGCATGGAGCTCCGCTCGCAGATCGATACCCATAAGGCGGTCGACGGCAATCTGATCTTCAACGAGGGCGACCGCGTCGGCATCAGACTCGCGAACCAGCTGCTCTTCGATTCAAGAACTATGGAAGGAGTGATAGAGGATGCCTAG
- a CDS encoding ABC transporter substrate-binding protein, which translates to MEFDAYVAGAGKLMAKIAAERESGKLVVDVLWHSEVPDFYQLKKEGVLQPYKSPNLKYVESPVKEPDGYFTPVRNGTLGIVYNTRFIKTAPKNWKDVLGKDYQDAFGVADPALSGTAYGSVAALVKLYGWKYFEDIQKNGGILGKGSGQVIDDTAMGDLVACIGVDYITMAKIKKGATLAMSYPKETIVLPSPVAIIKGTKNLSAAQKFIDFLLSKEGQQIIANNYTLPVRSDVVMPKDSPLPKPHEAVVNAIKLDFQNMSAEKEGTIKKFKETMRPGK; encoded by the coding sequence ATAGAGTTTGACGCCTATGTCGCGGGCGCCGGCAAGCTGATGGCGAAGATCGCCGCCGAGCGCGAATCAGGCAAGCTCGTCGTCGACGTCCTTTGGCACAGCGAAGTCCCCGACTTCTATCAGCTTAAGAAGGAGGGCGTGCTTCAGCCCTATAAGTCGCCCAACCTCAAGTATGTCGAAAGCCCCGTCAAAGAGCCCGACGGATATTTTACCCCCGTCCGCAACGGAACGCTCGGCATCGTCTATAACACCCGCTTTATCAAAACGGCTCCCAAAAACTGGAAAGATGTCCTCGGCAAGGACTATCAGGATGCCTTCGGCGTCGCCGACCCCGCCCTCTCCGGCACCGCCTACGGAAGCGTAGCGGCGCTTGTGAAGCTCTATGGCTGGAAGTATTTTGAAGACATCCAGAAGAACGGCGGCATCCTCGGCAAGGGCTCGGGCCAGGTCATCGACGACACTGCGATGGGCGACCTCGTGGCCTGCATCGGCGTCGACTATATCACGATGGCGAAGATAAAGAAGGGCGCGACGCTCGCGATGTCCTATCCGAAAGAGACGATCGTGCTTCCCAGCCCCGTAGCGATCATCAAGGGTACGAAAAACCTCTCCGCGGCGCAGAAGTTCATCGACTTCCTCCTTTCAAAGGAAGGCCAGCAGATCATTGCCAACAACTACACGCTGCCCGTCAGGAGCGACGTCGTGATGCCCAAGGACAGCCCCCTTCCGAAGCCGCATGAAGCGGTCGTCAACGCGATCAAGCTTGACTTCCAGAACATGAGCGCCGAGAAGGAAGGCACAATAAAGAAGTTCAAAGAAACAATGCGCCCCGGCAAGTAA
- a CDS encoding bifunctional 5,10-methylenetetrahydrofolate dehydrogenase/5,10-methenyltetrahydrofolate cyclohydrolase, whose amino-acid sequence MTDILKGKPVVDSLNLHLKSRSEELRALGAEPKLAIIRVGENNDDITYERSAVKCCEAAGVGIKKFHFEESITQEEIIGLVHSINADISVHGVLILRPLPAHIDDRAVCRALAPEKDIDGITEYSMAGLYSDKKIGFAPCTAEACIDMLDHYNIQIEGRRAVIVGRSFVVGKPAAMMLLRRNATVTTCHTRTTGLAKICREADILVVAIGKAKLLGADYLSPKQVIVDIGINLDEEGNLCGDVDYGAAEGRVKAITPVPGGIGRVTTAVLAKHVVEACQLSLDKLKNKRQQ is encoded by the coding sequence ATGACAGATATTTTAAAGGGAAAACCCGTTGTGGACTCTCTTAACCTTCATCTGAAAAGCAGGAGCGAAGAGCTGCGGGCGCTGGGCGCGGAGCCGAAGCTCGCGATAATCAGGGTGGGAGAGAACAATGATGACATCACCTACGAGCGCAGCGCCGTTAAATGCTGCGAAGCGGCGGGAGTCGGCATAAAGAAATTTCATTTTGAAGAGTCGATTACGCAGGAAGAGATCATCGGGCTTGTTCATTCGATAAACGCCGATATCTCCGTCCATGGCGTGCTGATCCTGCGTCCGCTGCCGGCGCACATAGACGACCGCGCCGTCTGCCGCGCCCTCGCGCCCGAGAAGGACATCGACGGCATCACGGAATATTCGATGGCTGGACTCTACTCCGATAAAAAGATCGGTTTTGCCCCCTGTACGGCGGAGGCCTGCATCGACATGCTCGACCACTACAACATCCAGATCGAGGGCAGGCGCGCCGTCATCGTCGGTCGCAGCTTCGTCGTCGGCAAACCGGCCGCGATGATGCTGCTGCGGCGCAACGCGACAGTAACCACCTGCCACACGCGGACGACCGGGCTTGCGAAGATCTGCCGCGAGGCCGACATCCTCGTCGTCGCTATCGGAAAGGCGAAGCTGCTTGGCGCGGATTATCTCTCGCCGAAGCAGGTGATCGTGGACATCGGGATCAACCTTGACGAAGAGGGAAACCTCTGCGGCGATGTGGACTACGGCGCAGCGGAGGGGCGCGTGAAGGCGATCACTCCCGTGCCTGGGGGGATCGGACGCGTCACCACGGCGGTGCTGGCGAAGCATGTTGTTGAAGCCTGTCAACTGAGCCTCGATAAACTTAAAAATAAACGGCAACAGTGA